The proteins below come from a single Bacillus horti genomic window:
- a CDS encoding serine hydrolase domain-containing protein: MKLSLVLTFLENEIKKNRLPGAVLHVSHRGQLVCQEALGYKTVFPTPTEMKLDTVFDLASLTKVIATLPATLKLLEEGKLGLYDSVSKHIPEFDSHDKDKIRIFHLLTHSSGLVADRPYHKQQLAKKEILEAICAEQLIYEPGQKVIYSDLGMILLSFLIERVTGEAFDQYCAKVIFDPLDMKDTGFNPSFPIERYAATELCPIRQEYKCGIVHDEKAETMGGVSGHAGLFSTVQDLAKFARMIELNGRDKPILSEASIRLSKKNFTPALDEGRGLGWMMKSPISYSACGELFSDLSYGHTGFTGTSLWFDPEEELHVILLTNRVHYGREPHILDIRPKVHNMIRAMF, translated from the coding sequence ATGAAGCTCTCACTAGTGCTTACATTTCTAGAGAATGAGATTAAGAAAAACCGCCTACCAGGTGCTGTTTTACACGTCTCACATCGTGGACAGCTTGTCTGTCAGGAAGCACTAGGCTACAAGACAGTATTTCCTACTCCGACAGAAATGAAACTAGATACTGTTTTTGATCTTGCGTCTTTAACAAAGGTCATAGCTACACTTCCCGCTACATTGAAGCTATTAGAGGAAGGGAAGCTAGGATTGTATGATTCTGTTTCTAAGCACATTCCTGAATTTGACTCCCATGATAAGGACAAAATAAGAATTTTCCATCTCCTTACTCACTCTTCAGGACTTGTAGCGGATCGCCCGTATCATAAACAGCAGTTAGCTAAAAAAGAAATTTTAGAAGCTATTTGTGCAGAACAATTGATTTATGAACCTGGACAAAAAGTCATTTACAGTGATCTAGGCATGATTCTCCTATCCTTTTTAATTGAGAGAGTGACTGGAGAAGCGTTTGATCAATACTGTGCGAAAGTCATCTTTGATCCACTAGATATGAAGGATACAGGCTTTAACCCGAGCTTCCCCATAGAGCGTTATGCAGCTACAGAGCTCTGCCCAATAAGGCAAGAGTATAAATGTGGCATTGTCCATGACGAAAAAGCAGAGACAATGGGGGGCGTAAGTGGTCATGCAGGCTTGTTTTCTACCGTCCAGGATCTAGCTAAATTTGCAAGAATGATTGAGCTAAATGGCAGGGATAAACCTATACTCTCTGAGGCAAGTATTAGACTAAGCAAAAAAAACTTTACACCTGCACTGGATGAAGGCAGAGGATTGGGCTGGATGATGAAGTCCCCTATCTCCTACTCAGCCTGTGGAGAGCTATTCTCAGATTTATCCTATGGTCATACAGGGTTCACTGGAACAAGTCTCTGGTTTGATCCTGAAGAGGAGCTTCATGTTATTCTTTTAACCAATCGTGTCCATTACGGGAGAGAACCACACATTCTAGATATTAGACCAAAGGTCCATAATATGATAAGAGCTATGTTTTAG
- the murQ gene encoding N-acetylmuramic acid 6-phosphate etherase produces MLKEDLISLTTEQINEQSRNIDKQSTYDILKIMNNEDHKVAQAVQNCLQPISEAVDQIHHSIRHGGRLIYVGAGTSGRLGILDAAECPPTFGTPHEMVQAIMAGGSKAILQAVEGAEDSSEHGRLDLIEKELQAGDTVVGITASGRTPYVVGALQYAKEVGAATVGIACNSNSRVGQVADIAIEVEVGPEVIMGSTRLKAATAQKMVLNMLSTATMVKLGKVYQNLMIDLAPTNVKLIDRARRIVANVTNSSYEKAQQVLDLADQEVKTAIVMIEGDATANEARRSIEEAGGMVRAAIGHVLKVKEGDAG; encoded by the coding sequence ATGTTGAAGGAAGATCTAATTTCGTTGACCACGGAGCAGATTAATGAACAATCAAGGAATATCGACAAGCAGTCAACCTATGATATCCTCAAGATTATGAATAATGAGGATCATAAGGTGGCCCAAGCGGTCCAAAACTGCCTTCAACCGATATCAGAGGCTGTAGATCAAATCCACCATTCTATTCGACATGGAGGAAGATTGATTTATGTAGGGGCAGGAACTAGTGGAAGATTGGGAATACTAGATGCAGCTGAATGTCCTCCAACCTTTGGTACTCCACATGAAATGGTTCAAGCTATTATGGCAGGTGGATCAAAGGCCATCCTCCAGGCGGTTGAGGGTGCGGAGGACAGTAGTGAGCATGGTAGGCTAGACCTAATCGAGAAAGAGCTTCAAGCAGGTGATACGGTAGTTGGGATTACGGCAAGTGGCCGAACACCTTACGTGGTTGGCGCTCTACAGTATGCTAAGGAAGTAGGGGCAGCTACAGTAGGAATTGCCTGTAACTCAAATTCTAGAGTTGGGCAAGTAGCGGATATTGCCATCGAAGTTGAAGTAGGTCCAGAAGTGATCATGGGGTCAACTAGACTAAAGGCAGCTACGGCTCAAAAAATGGTTTTAAACATGCTTTCTACCGCAACCATGGTAAAGCTAGGAAAAGTCTATCAAAACTTGATGATTGATTTAGCTCCAACAAATGTAAAGCTAATAGATCGGGCAAGAAGAATCGTGGCAAACGTGACAAATAGCTCATATGAAAAAGCGCAGCAGGTGCTTGATCTTGCCGATCAAGAAGTGAAGACCGCCATTGTGATGATTGAAGGAGATGCGACAGCTAATGAAGCGAGAAGGTCTATTGAAGAAGCTGGCGGTATGGTTCGAGCTGCGATAGGTCATGTGCTGAAAGTGAAGGAGGGAGATGCAGGATGA
- a CDS encoding MurR/RpiR family transcriptional regulator produces the protein MSGGITIIKEMLHILRPSERKVAEYILEEPGKAIKLTIADLAKASQSSEAAIIRLCKRLDFKSFSELKIRVAGDLQKPVAEKYYDILPNEQMKDVVAKVSTNNIQAIRETMDLINQDEVEKAVTAIMNCKQLLIYGVGASSIIAQDAHQKFMRINIQCNTYTDFHIAAVAAANAGPEDVVIGVSHSGSTKEVVEVFELASQSTRISITKYGQTPLAGLANIRLYTSPTKESSFRSAATASRMAQLNIIDILFVALASMRYEETIKHLDKTREAIQSHKVYE, from the coding sequence ATGTCTGGTGGAATTACAATTATAAAAGAGATGCTACATATTCTACGGCCTTCAGAAAGGAAAGTGGCAGAATACATTTTAGAAGAGCCTGGTAAAGCAATAAAGCTAACGATTGCTGATTTAGCAAAAGCTAGTCAGTCTAGCGAGGCAGCAATTATTAGATTGTGTAAAAGGCTAGATTTCAAAAGCTTCTCTGAATTAAAAATTAGAGTGGCTGGAGACCTTCAGAAGCCTGTAGCAGAAAAATACTACGACATCCTACCTAATGAACAGATGAAGGATGTTGTTGCCAAGGTATCGACTAACAATATTCAAGCGATCCGTGAAACGATGGACTTAATCAATCAAGATGAAGTAGAAAAAGCAGTAACAGCAATTATGAACTGTAAGCAGCTGCTCATTTATGGAGTAGGTGCTTCCTCTATCATCGCTCAAGATGCACATCAAAAGTTTATGAGGATTAACATTCAGTGTAACACGTACACAGATTTCCACATTGCTGCTGTAGCAGCGGCGAACGCAGGACCTGAGGATGTTGTCATAGGCGTTTCTCACTCAGGTAGCACAAAGGAAGTTGTTGAGGTATTTGAATTGGCCTCACAATCCACACGCATCAGTATTACAAAGTATGGTCAAACACCATTAGCTGGTTTAGCTAATATACGCCTTTATACGTCACCTACTAAAGAAAGTAGCTTCAGGAGTGCTGCAACGGCATCAAGAATGGCTCAATTAAACATTATTGATATTCTGTTTGTTGCTTTAGCAAGCATGAGATATGAGGAGACGATTAAGCACTTAGACAAAACGAGAGAAGCTATACAATCCCATAAGGTTTATGAATAA
- a CDS encoding N-acetylglucosamine kinase, with the protein MYIIGIDGGGTKTTGAVANIEGSILASVTVGPTNPNSMEQSYIKAQFEKLFVHLADQIPNLFQHTLACFAGVAGADRPSNKQLLTETLTELLPSQTKIGIDNDAVNALFSGSLGEPGVVNIAGTGSICFGINDEGKRQRVGGWGYLLGDPGSGYAIGRAACIAFYHAVDGRGKETLLSQLILEHFEVSSPYELLEHIYDMERSRTVISSVTKLVFLAADQGDKIAIQILKQAAVDMAEQMDSLVSQLYAHKASTDFTVPVVLAGGIYQRSDWFLPIIQEQFRDHSIQTQFIIPDQPPVYGAIVAAKKLI; encoded by the coding sequence ATGTATATTATCGGTATAGATGGAGGCGGGACAAAAACAACAGGGGCTGTAGCTAATATAGAAGGCTCGATACTCGCTTCAGTTACCGTTGGACCAACAAATCCGAATAGTATGGAGCAGAGCTATATCAAAGCTCAGTTTGAAAAGCTGTTTGTCCATCTCGCAGATCAAATTCCTAATCTGTTTCAGCATACGCTCGCCTGCTTTGCGGGAGTAGCTGGGGCAGACCGCCCGAGTAATAAGCAGCTGCTTACAGAAACGTTGACAGAGCTATTACCCTCGCAAACGAAAATAGGGATAGATAATGATGCGGTAAATGCTTTATTTTCTGGATCACTTGGGGAGCCAGGAGTCGTGAATATTGCAGGGACTGGTTCTATATGCTTTGGAATAAACGATGAAGGAAAGAGACAGAGAGTTGGGGGATGGGGCTATCTTCTGGGTGACCCTGGAAGTGGCTATGCGATTGGTAGAGCAGCATGTATTGCTTTCTATCATGCGGTTGACGGACGAGGAAAAGAAACTCTTCTCTCACAGCTTATTCTAGAGCATTTTGAGGTGAGTAGTCCTTATGAGCTTCTAGAGCATATTTATGATATGGAGCGTTCAAGAACGGTGATATCCTCTGTAACGAAATTGGTTTTCTTAGCGGCAGACCAAGGGGATAAGATAGCGATTCAAATCCTTAAGCAGGCGGCTGTAGATATGGCTGAGCAAATGGATAGCTTAGTGAGCCAGCTTTACGCACACAAAGCGTCTACGGATTTTACTGTGCCAGTTGTTTTAGCTGGAGGGATTTATCAGCGCTCTGACTGGTTTTTGCCAATTATTCAAGAGCAATTTAGAGACCACTCCATTCAGACACAATTCATTATTCCAGATCAACCTCCTGTGTATGGAGCTATAGTAGCAGCAAAAAAGCTAATTTAG
- a CDS encoding PDZ domain-containing protein has translation MDVWTEWLFTLLKGIPSLFTTPFTYLLLFLIALQWRRQIDMERKLFSAKLHTVAEGVLQSVFFGLLGGLVASLFIVGFGVVLSAQVFLFLWLVAILLALFHVRYLCFAYAGAILALLVALVDLFPQLQTIPVLATLGETVGLAELPSIFVLVAFLHLVEALLVYLSGAKKATPIFIHSKRGRLVGAFHIQHFWFVPLFLLIPSEQNVVQGLFQGWPIFSGELLLPLSLMLVPAVLGYSEQTISATPQQKARSSAIWLVIYSVVLIGFSALTAFISAWFIWPTILFSFLGHDAMIWASRMKEAKAIPIYVHPNEGLKILAIIPGSPAAKMGLQAGEVILKANGQALKRRKDLYAAMQNNLAFCKLDVLDLQGEIKFPKSSVYQEDHHQLGIILCPDEDVPYYLEGTSNSLLQLLLQRLNRKSTKQNEEIKVKN, from the coding sequence ATGGATGTGTGGACAGAATGGCTATTCACTTTACTTAAGGGGATTCCTTCCCTGTTTACTACTCCGTTTACGTACCTCCTCCTTTTTCTTATTGCTTTGCAGTGGAGAAGGCAGATTGACATGGAGCGTAAGCTATTCAGCGCTAAGCTTCATACAGTAGCAGAAGGTGTACTTCAATCCGTATTTTTTGGTTTACTGGGTGGATTAGTGGCTTCCCTTTTTATCGTTGGTTTCGGGGTTGTGCTTTCTGCTCAAGTATTTTTATTCCTGTGGTTAGTGGCTATTCTACTAGCCCTTTTCCATGTTAGGTATCTTTGCTTTGCTTACGCTGGTGCAATTTTAGCTCTCCTTGTTGCATTAGTCGACCTATTTCCCCAGCTACAAACCATTCCGGTTCTTGCTACCTTAGGGGAAACAGTGGGACTGGCTGAACTGCCCTCTATTTTTGTCCTTGTGGCTTTCCTTCATCTTGTGGAAGCGTTGTTGGTTTATTTATCTGGAGCAAAAAAAGCTACACCTATATTCATACATAGTAAAAGAGGACGTTTGGTGGGTGCGTTCCATATTCAGCACTTTTGGTTTGTGCCTCTATTCTTACTGATTCCTAGTGAACAGAACGTGGTGCAGGGTTTGTTTCAAGGCTGGCCCATTTTTTCAGGGGAGCTTCTTCTTCCCCTTTCGCTTATGCTTGTACCGGCTGTGTTAGGTTATTCAGAGCAGACGATTAGTGCTACTCCACAGCAGAAAGCAAGGTCTTCGGCTATTTGGCTGGTTATCTATAGTGTGGTTCTTATCGGTTTTAGTGCTCTTACTGCCTTTATCAGTGCTTGGTTTATATGGCCTACCATTCTTTTTAGTTTTCTGGGACATGATGCCATGATATGGGCGAGCCGTATGAAGGAAGCTAAAGCGATACCAATCTATGTACACCCGAATGAAGGGTTGAAAATATTAGCGATCATCCCTGGTTCACCTGCTGCAAAAATGGGCTTACAGGCTGGAGAGGTGATTCTTAAAGCAAATGGACAAGCCCTAAAACGACGTAAGGACTTGTATGCTGCTATGCAAAACAATTTAGCCTTTTGCAAGCTAGACGTTCTTGATCTTCAAGGTGAGATTAAATTTCCTAAATCGTCTGTTTATCAGGAGGACCATCATCAGCTTGGAATCATTCTTTGTCCAGATGAGGACGTACCTTATTACCTTGAAGGTACCTCTAATTCTCTCCTCCAGCTTCTTTTACAGCGTTTGAATCGGAAATCTACGAAACAAAACGAGGAAATAAAGGTGAAAAACTAG
- a CDS encoding S41 family peptidase, with the protein MLVKGRTVLLLVALAIVGSSLATMLFASSADGGMSLPALDQVADRQGAGQPQHSSVTPDVEEQFNKIIEAYEIIRGNYVLEVDETKLLEGAIEGMLNTLDDPYSVYMDPETAEQFKSSLQSSFEGIGAEVMMQNGKVTIVAPIRGAPAEKAGLRPNDQILSVNGESLDGIDLQRAVLKIKGPKGTEAVLEVERPGVAEPITITVIRDEIPLHTVYSETIQAEGKTLGLIELTSFAQKTAEDFKTALTELEGQNMDGLIIDVRGNPGGYLDAVREIGKLIVPNEAVITKIQNRDGDKLGVYRSTLKDPKPYPITILVDEGSASASEILAAALQEAGHYKVVGTKSFGKGTVQSSVELKDSSEIKITIAKWLTPDENWVHGEGVQPDIVVERPEYFSATPIQTEEELTLNMNDNNVKSLQIMLKGLGYDPGRTDGYFDEQTQQAVQQYQTANQLTSTGSVNEETAQLIQEQLIEQMRDPQHDVQLKKAVETLLEEMN; encoded by the coding sequence ATGTTAGTTAAAGGCAGAACAGTACTACTACTCGTTGCCCTAGCCATTGTAGGCAGTAGTTTAGCGACCATGCTTTTTGCCAGTTCAGCAGACGGAGGAATGTCACTTCCAGCTCTAGATCAAGTTGCCGATCGTCAAGGGGCAGGGCAGCCACAGCATTCATCCGTTACACCAGATGTGGAAGAGCAATTTAATAAGATCATAGAAGCCTATGAGATTATTCGGGGTAACTATGTGCTTGAGGTGGATGAGACCAAACTTCTTGAAGGCGCGATAGAGGGCATGCTTAATACATTGGATGACCCTTATTCAGTATATATGGACCCTGAGACAGCAGAACAGTTCAAGAGCTCCCTACAATCCTCATTTGAGGGTATTGGGGCTGAAGTGATGATGCAGAATGGGAAAGTAACTATTGTTGCTCCAATTCGAGGAGCACCTGCTGAGAAGGCAGGGCTTCGTCCTAATGACCAAATACTTAGTGTTAATGGTGAAAGCTTAGACGGCATTGATCTGCAACGTGCTGTTTTGAAAATTAAAGGTCCAAAAGGGACAGAAGCGGTACTAGAGGTTGAAAGACCAGGGGTAGCCGAACCTATTACGATTACAGTCATCAGAGATGAAATTCCATTACACACCGTATATTCGGAAACGATTCAAGCAGAGGGGAAAACATTAGGCTTAATTGAGTTGACCTCCTTTGCTCAAAAGACAGCGGAGGATTTTAAAACAGCATTAACTGAATTAGAAGGTCAAAACATGGATGGTTTGATTATAGATGTGCGTGGAAATCCAGGTGGATATTTAGATGCAGTAAGGGAAATCGGTAAGCTGATTGTACCTAATGAAGCAGTCATCACTAAGATACAGAATCGAGATGGTGATAAGCTAGGGGTTTATCGTTCCACATTGAAGGATCCGAAGCCATACCCAATTACAATATTAGTTGATGAGGGAAGTGCTAGTGCTTCTGAGATTCTAGCTGCTGCTCTGCAGGAGGCTGGACACTATAAAGTGGTAGGAACGAAATCCTTCGGTAAAGGAACCGTGCAAAGCTCTGTTGAGCTGAAGGATAGCAGTGAAATTAAAATCACGATTGCTAAATGGTTAACTCCAGACGAAAATTGGGTTCATGGTGAAGGGGTGCAGCCGGACATTGTTGTAGAGCGTCCAGAATACTTCTCAGCTACTCCAATTCAAACGGAGGAAGAACTAACACTTAATATGAACGACAACAATGTGAAAAGCTTACAGATCATGCTCAAAGGACTTGGCTATGATCCGGGACGTACAGACGGCTACTTTGATGAACAAACTCAGCAAGCTGTCCAGCAATACCAAACGGCTAATCAACTTACTTCTACAGGAAGTGTTAATGAAGAAACGGCTCAGCTTATTCAGGAGCAACTGATTGAACAGATGAGAGATCCGCAGCATGATGTTCAGCTGAAAAAAGCAGTCGAAACTTTATTAGAAGAAATGAACTAA
- a CDS encoding murein hydrolase activator EnvC family protein, with protein sequence MWGKKNWIKVSLSMVVTVSLISGSLFIGNPLEGQANSNDERIRQKEAEIAELERQHAQTRAEINEIRNKVNELIAEERTLNDDIVKLDLEIATTKSNIELQETEIAITEVKAYEAALELQAAEEQVAKREDLLKTRVRAMYESGGTVDYLEVLMGSSNFGEFLERLDFLSLLVQQDQKIVEDFIHAKELVEEKKEEIEQYLVLLEEQLNSLNALKADFEKQQKDKQVAIAAIQVTQEELAREEAEAFAAATALANQKAVAQKELEDLRWDGIFAWPVPNSKRITSHFGLRKDPFTGQTRGHNGMDIGAPQGTTIVAAASGVVLVAEYLNGYGNTVIVEHGDGIRTLYGHIRNGGIVVSVGDRVDREQKIAEVGSTGRSTGPHLHFEVHKNGVQTDPVDYLK encoded by the coding sequence GTGTGGGGAAAAAAGAACTGGATAAAGGTTTCTTTAAGTATGGTGGTTACGGTCAGCCTCATTTCGGGTAGTCTTTTTATAGGGAATCCATTAGAGGGACAAGCTAACAGTAACGACGAGAGAATTAGGCAGAAGGAAGCGGAGATTGCTGAGCTTGAGAGGCAGCACGCTCAAACTCGGGCAGAGATTAATGAAATAAGAAACAAGGTTAATGAGCTTATAGCTGAGGAAAGAACACTGAATGATGATATTGTTAAGCTAGACTTAGAGATTGCCACAACAAAGTCCAATATTGAATTGCAGGAGACTGAAATTGCAATCACTGAAGTTAAAGCTTATGAGGCTGCCTTAGAGCTACAGGCTGCTGAAGAACAAGTAGCCAAGAGAGAAGATCTTCTCAAGACAAGAGTTAGGGCTATGTATGAGTCTGGTGGAACAGTGGATTATCTAGAGGTACTAATGGGCTCATCTAATTTTGGTGAATTTCTTGAGCGTTTGGACTTTCTTTCCTTGCTCGTTCAGCAGGATCAAAAAATCGTTGAGGATTTTATCCATGCGAAAGAACTAGTGGAAGAAAAAAAGGAAGAAATTGAGCAGTATCTAGTTTTATTAGAAGAACAGCTTAACTCACTCAACGCATTAAAAGCTGACTTTGAAAAACAACAGAAGGACAAGCAGGTTGCCATTGCTGCGATTCAGGTCACTCAAGAAGAATTAGCACGGGAGGAAGCAGAAGCCTTTGCTGCGGCTACCGCCTTGGCTAACCAAAAAGCAGTTGCTCAGAAGGAGTTAGAGGACTTGCGATGGGACGGTATATTCGCATGGCCGGTTCCTAATAGTAAACGAATAACGTCACACTTTGGTCTACGTAAGGATCCGTTTACTGGCCAAACTAGAGGACATAACGGAATGGATATCGGTGCGCCACAAGGAACAACAATTGTAGCAGCGGCTAGTGGCGTAGTGTTAGTGGCAGAATATCTAAATGGCTATGGAAACACAGTTATTGTTGAGCACGGGGATGGAATTAGAACATTATATGGTCATATTCGCAACGGAGGAATTGTGGTTAGTGTTGGTGACAGGGTAGATAGGGAACAGAAGATTGCTGAGGTTGGATCAACTGGTCGCTCTACTGGACCACACCTTCATTTCGAAGTGCATAAGAATGGTGTACAAACAGACCCTGTTGATTATCTGAAATAA
- the ftsX gene encoding permease-like cell division protein FtsX has product MKIRTLGRHVREGVKNLGRNGWMTVASALSVTITLLILGIFLLLAMNVNSFAQEIEDQVEIRVFLDLESGEEEIAAVEQGLEALSGVRAITYVPKDEGIENFISSMGEQGQHFEEFKDDNNPLPDVFVVQAIDPHGTEQLAQQIEQFDHVYRVNYGAGTVERLFAVTNTVRNIGLIFIIGLAFTAMLLIANTIKITIVARSREIEIMKLVGATNMFIRWPFFIEGLLLGIMGSIIPIAILLVGYQQLLEAVGQTLEIHFFALLPIYPLAYQISGLLLGIGAFIGIWGSITSVRRFLRI; this is encoded by the coding sequence ATGAAGATTAGAACGTTAGGGAGGCATGTCCGCGAGGGTGTCAAAAACCTCGGACGAAACGGTTGGATGACCGTAGCCTCAGCTTTGTCCGTGACGATAACATTGCTTATTCTTGGAATTTTCCTGTTGCTCGCGATGAATGTGAATTCCTTCGCTCAGGAAATTGAGGATCAGGTGGAAATTAGGGTCTTTTTAGACCTAGAATCTGGTGAAGAAGAAATAGCAGCCGTGGAGCAAGGGCTTGAAGCACTGTCAGGTGTCCGAGCGATAACCTACGTTCCGAAGGATGAAGGAATAGAGAATTTTATAAGTAGTATGGGTGAACAGGGTCAGCATTTTGAAGAGTTTAAGGATGATAATAATCCGTTACCTGACGTATTTGTTGTACAAGCTATTGATCCACATGGAACAGAGCAGCTAGCTCAGCAAATTGAACAATTTGACCACGTGTATCGAGTGAATTATGGGGCGGGGACAGTAGAAAGGCTGTTTGCTGTCACTAATACAGTCAGAAACATAGGTCTAATTTTTATCATAGGTTTGGCGTTTACCGCAATGCTTCTAATTGCCAACACGATAAAAATTACGATCGTAGCTCGAAGTCGTGAGATTGAAATTATGAAGCTAGTGGGTGCCACAAATATGTTCATACGCTGGCCATTCTTTATCGAGGGTCTCCTCCTAGGGATAATGGGTTCAATCATTCCAATAGCCATCCTGCTGGTCGGCTATCAACAACTTCTAGAAGCTGTTGGACAGACACTTGAAATCCACTTTTTCGCTCTGTTACCGATCTATCCTCTAGCCTATCAGATATCTGGTCTGCTATTAGGAATAGGGGCTTTTATCGGTATATGGGGAAGCATCACATCGGTACGCCGTTTCCTTAGAATCTAG
- the ftsE gene encoding cell division ATP-binding protein FtsE, which yields MIEMQDVWKTYPNGVNALTGIDIQISKGEFVYVVGPSGAGKSTFIKLMYREEKPTKGTIFVNGTNVSELKNRYTPKLRRSLGVVFQDFKLLPRLTVYENVAFAMEVIEKSKREIKKRVMEVLDLVKLKHKARFFPNELSGGEQQRVAIARALVNSPGILIADEPTGNLDPETSWEIMKLFDDINYSGTTIVMATHNREIVNTMRKRVIAVENGKIARDQHRGEYGYED from the coding sequence ATGATAGAAATGCAGGATGTTTGGAAGACCTATCCAAACGGTGTGAATGCCTTAACGGGAATAGATATCCAAATCTCCAAAGGCGAGTTTGTTTATGTAGTAGGTCCTAGTGGTGCTGGAAAATCTACTTTTATTAAGCTTATGTACCGTGAAGAGAAGCCGACCAAAGGAACGATATTTGTAAACGGGACAAACGTAAGTGAATTAAAAAATAGATACACACCCAAGCTCAGACGCTCGTTGGGAGTTGTTTTCCAAGACTTTAAGCTGCTGCCACGTCTTACGGTTTATGAAAATGTAGCCTTTGCCATGGAAGTCATTGAGAAATCCAAACGCGAAATTAAAAAGCGTGTTATGGAAGTTCTTGATTTAGTTAAATTAAAACACAAAGCAAGATTCTTTCCAAATGAATTATCTGGTGGGGAGCAGCAGCGAGTAGCAATTGCTCGGGCATTAGTCAACAGCCCTGGTATTCTCATTGCTGATGAGCCAACAGGAAACCTGGATCCAGAAACATCTTGGGAGATTATGAAGCTGTTCGATGATATTAATTATTCTGGTACAACAATTGTAATGGCGACCCATAATAGAGAAATTGTGAACACAATGAGAAAGCGCGTCATAGCTGTGGAAAATGGCAAAATTGCACGTGATCAGCACAGAGGAGAGTACGGCTATGAAGATTAG
- a CDS encoding YpdA family putative bacillithiol disulfide reductase, which translates to MTEKHQKRENDAPSVNSNHTVIHENILIIGAGPCGLAAAIALQEQGFEPLVIDKGNVVHTLSRYPTHQTFFSSAEKLEIGGLPFTIEQRKPNRSQALAYYREVAKRKKIRIQPYVEVLSIVPTATTESGSMPKINDVTDLGTSKESEEQKIEQGKMGEKEKIGQQIATSSSAKPLFQVHGHSQDKQDVYYTANYVILATGYYDNPNLMCIPGEELNKVFHYFHEAHPFYDQHVTVIGGKNSAVDAALELEKVGAHVTVLYRGETYSSSVKPWILPEFDALVRHGKVAMEFGAEVIEIKEKELSYKINGEVKTIANDFVFAMTGYHPDHAFLHKLGVGTDSETGRPHFAEETMETNVPNVFIAGVIAAGNNANEIFIENGRFHGELIAKEIANREGM; encoded by the coding sequence ATGACTGAGAAGCATCAAAAAAGAGAAAATGATGCGCCAAGTGTTAATTCAAACCATACTGTCATACATGAAAATATTCTTATTATTGGAGCTGGGCCATGTGGTTTAGCGGCAGCCATCGCTTTACAAGAACAGGGCTTTGAGCCGTTAGTGATTGATAAAGGGAATGTGGTACACACATTAAGTCGCTATCCTACTCACCAAACATTCTTTAGTTCGGCAGAAAAACTCGAAATAGGGGGGCTCCCTTTTACCATTGAACAGCGTAAGCCAAACCGAAGCCAAGCTCTGGCGTATTATAGAGAGGTGGCTAAGCGTAAAAAAATTAGAATTCAGCCCTATGTAGAGGTGCTTTCTATTGTTCCTACAGCTACTACAGAGAGTGGTTCTATGCCAAAAATTAACGATGTGACAGATTTGGGAACATCTAAGGAATCTGAAGAACAGAAAATAGAGCAGGGAAAAATGGGAGAGAAAGAAAAGATAGGACAACAGATAGCTACATCGTCTTCTGCCAAACCTCTTTTCCAGGTACACGGACATTCGCAGGATAAGCAGGACGTGTATTATACCGCTAACTATGTTATTTTAGCGACGGGCTACTATGACAATCCAAACCTGATGTGTATCCCAGGTGAGGAATTAAATAAGGTGTTCCATTACTTTCATGAAGCCCATCCGTTTTATGATCAGCATGTCACTGTGATTGGTGGGAAAAATTCGGCCGTAGATGCCGCTTTAGAGCTAGAGAAGGTTGGAGCACACGTAACTGTGCTGTATCGCGGTGAAACATATTCATCAAGTGTGAAGCCATGGATATTACCTGAATTTGATGCTCTTGTGCGTCATGGAAAAGTAGCTATGGAGTTCGGCGCAGAAGTTATAGAGATCAAAGAAAAGGAACTGAGCTATAAGATAAATGGAGAAGTAAAAACCATTGCCAACGATTTTGTTTTCGCTATGACCGGATATCATCCTGATCACGCGTTCCTTCATAAGCTTGGTGTTGGCACCGATAGCGAAACAGGTCGTCCTCATTTTGCGGAAGAAACGATGGAAACGAATGTACCTAATGTGTTTATTGCTGGCGTGATTGCAGCTGGAAACAATGCGAATGAAATTTTTATTGAAAATGGACGCTTTCATGGAGAGCTAATTGCTAAGGAAATTGCTAACAGAGAGGGTATGTGA